GAGTGGAAAGGGGCTAGGCTGGTGGTGCGTGGACGCCCTCGAGATTGAACCAACGGACGCCGGCGTCAGGCTGCGAGTTTGGGTCAAACCGCGGGCCTCCCGCAGCCGCGTGTGTGGGATCCGTCAGGGCAATCTCGAGGTCGCGGTCGCAGCGCCCCCGGTGGATGGGCAGGCGAATCAGGAGCTGTGCGCGTTCGTCGCAAAACAGCTCGGTGTGGCCAAGAGTGCGGTCCGCTTGGTCGCCGGCGAAGGGTCCCGGACGAAGACCCTGGCAATCGACGGAGTCGACGCCACACTGCTCAGGCAGAAACTTTCGCAACCAGGCGGGCGGCCGTGAGGTTCGACAAATACCAGGGGCTCGGGAACGACTTCATCGTCGTCGACGCGGATCGGACCGACGCGATCAGCCCGGAACGCGCACAAGCCTTGTGTGATCGCCATTTCGGAATCGGCGCGGACGGAGTGCTCCTGGTCGAGCGACCCGTCAGCGCGGGCGCCCGCGCTCGCATGGTGGTGCTGAACGCGGACGGCACGCGCCCGGAAATGTGCGGCAACGGGATCCGTTGCGTCGCGCTACACCTTGCCCGGGCCGACGGCTCGCCGGCGGCGAGTTACGTCATTGATACCGATGCGGGGCCGCTCTTGTGCGAGGTGGAGCGCAAAGGTGACTCGGGGTTCGTCCGCGTCGGCATGGGCCGAGGGCAGGTCTTGCCAGACGTGAGCGTGGAGCTCGATGGCAGGCGGGTGGTCCTCAGTCGGGTGTCGATGGGTAATCCCCACGCCGTGAGCTTCGACGAGCCCCTCGATGCAGCGCACGCGGATCGTCTCGGGCCTCTGGTCTCGGGTCAGATCGCTGGCGGGTCGAACGTGGAGCTGACCCGGGCGAGAGCGGATGGCGCCTTCGATCTCGTCGTCTGGGAGCGCGGTGTCGGGCGAACCTTGGCCTGCGGGACTGGCGCCGCGGCCGCGGCTGTCGCTGCGGTTCGCTCTGGCCGGGCCAGCTACGGCGCGGCGGTGGGCATGCATCTGCCGGGCGGGAAGCTCGAGATCGCGGTGGCGGAGGGAACACTCGAAGTGAGCATGCGCGGCCCGGCTCGTCGGGTGTTCAGCGGAGAGACGAGTGATTGAGACCCGCGCCCGCGGATAGGCTCTCGACGCCGTGTCGGGGCGCGAATACACCGGGAGCGTGCCCGACAAGAAGAAGAAGAAGATCGCGATCATCGGCGGGGACGGCATTGGGCCAGAGGTAACGCGCGAAGCCACTCGACTGCTCGAGTCCTACGCCTCTCGCGGACTCCCCATCGATCTGTGGCAGCTCGATCTGGGGGCGGACCGTTTCCTGCGCGACGGGACGACGCTGCCGAAGGAGATCTTCATCGCCATCCAGCGCGAGTGCGCGGCAGTGCTGCTCGGGGCACTGGGTGATCCTCGGGTGCCGACCATGGAGCATGCCCGGGACATCCTGTTCGGCATGCGCTTCGGGCTCGACCTCTACGCGAACATCAGGCCGGTGAAGTCGCTGGCAGACCGACTCGTTCCGCTGAAGGGGCGCGGCAAGCAGGACGTCGACTTCGTCGTCTTTCGCGAGAACACCGAGGGTGTGTACGTCGGCGTGGGCGGGCAGGTGAAGCGCGGTACGCCCGACGAAATTGCCATCAACGAGGACATCAACACGCGCAAGGGCGTCGAGCGGATCGTGCGAGCCGCGTTCGAATTCGCACGCACCCATGGCCGCAAGAAGGTCCACATGGCGGACAAGTCGAACGCAATGCGCCACGCCCATGAGCTCTGGCTCCGGGTCTTCGACGAAGTTCGGCGCGAATATCCCGAGATCCAAGCCAACCACGTCTACATCGACGCCCTCTGCCTGTACCTGGTGCAGGACCCGAGCCAGTTCGACGTGGTGGTGACCAACAACCTGTTCGGCGACATCATCACCGACCTTGGTGCAGCATTTCAGGGCGGGTTGGGCATGGCGGCGAGCGCAAACGTGCACCCCGCGGTTCCAGGGAAGGTCGGCCTGTTCGAGCCCGTGCACGGGTCAGCGCCACCGCTTGCGGGGAAAAGCCTCGCCAACCCGTTCGCGGCGCTGCTGACGGTCGGCATGCTCCTGGCGCACCTGGGCTGGCCCGAGGAGGAGCGGCGCATCGAAGGCGCCGTCGCGGACGCCCTGGAGGCCGGGAAGTGCACCAAGGACGTCGGAGGGTCGCTCAGCACGGAAGAAGCGGCCCAGGCGGTGCTCGAGCGGCTGGCTCAGGCCTGACCCGTGCCCGGGCCGGCCGGGATCCGAAAAATGGGGCATCCGTCCGGCATGTGATAGGGCCGGGACAATGATGGAGGCCGAGGTGGCTGTCGACAGCACTGCGCTCAACCGAGGTTCGCGGGCTCGGGCTGAGTTCGTGTCGAGCCTGGGTCGGCGCCTGACGGCCCTGCGGCACACGCTGCACCAACTCGAGGACGAGCCGAGCTCATGGGAGCGACGCAACATGTTGCTGCGCCGGGTCCACGCTCTGGGATCCGCGGCCCGGGTCCTGGGATTCGAAGGAGTTGGGCAGGCGCTCGGGGACGCCGAGCTCGCCCTCTCCCGCGGCGAGGCCGGCGATGCCGTGACTTCGACGGAGCTGGCGGAGGTCTCCCGCGCGCTCGACGTGTTGCCGTCGATCGCCTGGGGCGCAAAACCCCCGCAGAGCACGCTGGAACTGCCCGACGACGTCGGTGTGCTCTCGTCGGGTTGGCCGCTCAGCATCGTGGTGTTCGGTCCGGCTGCGCTCCAGAGCTCGCTGAGTGCGGGCGATGACCAGATGATCGAGGTCGAGCTGGCGACGGATGCCGAGGGGTTTCGCGAGCTCGCTGAGCGGGTGGGTCCAGACGTTGCGGTCGTTGATGGTGATGTGCGGGGCGCCCGCGAGCTGATCGAAAATCTGGCGCACGACCCGGACCTTCCACCCTTTCCGGTGATCGTCGTGGGGTCCTTCGAAAATCCAGAGGCGGCGTCCAGCTTCGTGTCTCTGGGTGCGGCGCGGGTCCTGCCCAAACCCGTGGGACCGGACGTGCTGTGGAACGCCGTGCGCGAGGTCTGTCAGCACGAGACAGGTCTGCGCGGACCGCGTGAGCCCATTGGTGACGTGACGGTCGATGACCTGGCGCAGCGTATTGCCGCCGAGGTGCGCCGCGGACTGGTCGAAGGGGTGGATCCGGCCTCGGCATCCGTGAGTGTGCCGCTCGGCGACGGAACCGACGTCTTGGCCGCGGTCTGGGGGGCTGTCGCGCGGGTGCGGGAGCTTCTGACCATGCGCTCGCGCGGCTCCGTGCGATTCACAGCAGGCGGCCCCGAGGGGGCAGTGCCACTCGCGCCGTGGACCAGCGCCGATCGTCGCGCAGGCGAGCGCGGTGTGCTTGCGCGGCGTACGGACGGCGTCCGGCTCGAAGGGCGCCGTGCGGTGGTCGTCGACGACGATCCCGCGGT
The genomic region above belongs to Myxococcales bacterium and contains:
- a CDS encoding DUF167 domain-containing protein, translating into MCALPEQSGKGLGWWCVDALEIEPTDAGVRLRVWVKPRASRSRVCGIRQGNLEVAVAAPPVDGQANQELCAFVAKQLGVAKSAVRLVAGEGSRTKTLAIDGVDATLLRQKLSQPGGRP
- the dapF gene encoding diaminopimelate epimerase translates to MRFDKYQGLGNDFIVVDADRTDAISPERAQALCDRHFGIGADGVLLVERPVSAGARARMVVLNADGTRPEMCGNGIRCVALHLARADGSPAASYVIDTDAGPLLCEVERKGDSGFVRVGMGRGQVLPDVSVELDGRRVVLSRVSMGNPHAVSFDEPLDAAHADRLGPLVSGQIAGGSNVELTRARADGAFDLVVWERGVGRTLACGTGAAAAAVAAVRSGRASYGAAVGMHLPGGKLEIAVAEGTLEVSMRGPARRVFSGETSD
- a CDS encoding isocitrate/isopropylmalate dehydrogenase family protein — protein: MPDKKKKKIAIIGGDGIGPEVTREATRLLESYASRGLPIDLWQLDLGADRFLRDGTTLPKEIFIAIQRECAAVLLGALGDPRVPTMEHARDILFGMRFGLDLYANIRPVKSLADRLVPLKGRGKQDVDFVVFRENTEGVYVGVGGQVKRGTPDEIAINEDINTRKGVERIVRAAFEFARTHGRKKVHMADKSNAMRHAHELWLRVFDEVRREYPEIQANHVYIDALCLYLVQDPSQFDVVVTNNLFGDIITDLGAAFQGGLGMAASANVHPAVPGKVGLFEPVHGSAPPLAGKSLANPFAALLTVGMLLAHLGWPEEERRIEGAVADALEAGKCTKDVGGSLSTEEAAQAVLERLAQA